Genomic window (Osmerus mordax isolate fOsmMor3 chromosome 3 unlocalized genomic scaffold, fOsmMor3.pri SUPER_3_unloc_4, whole genome shotgun sequence):
TCTCCGGTCCAATCTGTGCTAACCTAATTATCTACAGATGACATGGCAGGCCATCTCTGCAGGCCGTGAATAAGACATCGTCTTCTGTCCTCTGATAAGCCTCATTGTAGGGATGTGTGTCTAGCATGCCATGCTGTATCCGGGccttgaagaacagaactagaaCTAAAGCTAGTGAATGCTTACCACATGTGGATGACATATTAGACACATGTAGGTCTTCTTCCATCTTTCGAATGCCCCACTCCCTTTTCACTGTGGAGCAGTAGTTTCCCGTCAGCAGTTGGTGTGGTGCGTCTCTCCAATagactgtgttctctgtgttgtctcCCCCCCCAGCTATGACATGGTTCACTATGGACACTCTAACCAGCTGCGCCAGGCCAAGGCCATGGGGGACTACCTCATCGTTGGAGTACACACAGACGGTGAGGCCTGCCTCCTGGAGGGTCACCAAGGCTCCTTGCAAACCCCCctgacactttctctcacacccaagagcagacacacacacacacacacagacacacacacacaaacagacacacacacacgtagagtgGGGCAATGCCAGGGTGTCACACAGACAGCAGCTGGGCGCACAAaattgaggacacacacacacacacacacagtaagtgtGCCACAGCACAGCCAGGCTCTCCCCTGGGCCTGAGGTTCACTCTGACTCACCGTGCCCCATGGCACTGTTTACGATAACTGACAACAACACGGCTCTGGCTTAACTCAAACAATGCAGCGTTGCGGAGCGAGCTCTGACCCAGCAGACGCAGACTCAACCTCTCACTACCAAAGGTCATTTAATAGGGAGCTAGgctctgctgctggggaggactgACAGCATTGTTAATCCCAAAGAACGTTACACGCATTTGCATTCGCACTCACTGACGCACCCACAAAAGACGTTAAGGGCATTATCCTCTGTATTTTCATATCATTTCTTATCACTGTCGTAATTTAATGTAAAGTACCTGTACGTTATTGCTGATAACTTCACACCCAGCCGGCTGACTTGCCGACTATGTCTAATTTATTCCTATGTGCCCCGCCCAACCCTTAGGTGAGATCTCAAAGCACAAGGGCCCACCTGTCTTCACTCAGGCTGAGAGGTACAAGATGGTGCGGGCCATCAAGTGGGTGGATGAGATAGTGGAGGGAGCGCCGTACGTCACCACCTTGGAGACCCTAGACAAGTACAACAGTGACTTCTGTGTGCACGGaggtcagctctctctctctacccccccccccccccacacacacacacacccacacacaccccaccttcCACACATTCTGAAACAGACAGCAAGATTATAATTGATTCGATTATATTTCAAATACGTTTTAGAAGATATGATTGaatcatggatggatggaattgAACCCTTTTTGGTACTTGGGCTGGGCTTGAAAAGTCCACTAAATGTAGAAAAAACAGCCCCTTTCTGGAAGGATAGATTTAACCGTAGATATAAGCCTATCCTGGACATGATTGACATTTGGAATGTCTCATTTCAGATGACATCACACTTACAGTGGATGGGAAGGATACATATGAAGAGGTGAAGAAGTCAGGAAGATACAGGTGTGCAGCTTCACCTGAGGACAGGGTCGTTGTGATGTTGAAGAGTGGGGGATCATGAgtggcagctctgtgtgtgttgtgtctgaccACCTGCTGTTGTTCCAGGGAGTGCAAGCGAACTCAGGGAGTCTCTACCACAGACCTGGTGGGCAGGATGCTCCTGATGACAAAAGCCCACCACAGCAACATTGTGAGTAAATGACAGTGATGAGTGAAGAGTCAAGCACATGATCTCTGTCAGGACATTCTCATACCTAAAAgtatgtagggagtcagatggctgagcggtgagggagtcgggctagtaatctgaaggttgtcagttcgattcccggccgtgtcaattgacgttgtgtccttgggcaaggcacttcaccctacttgcctcaggggggaatgtcccttactgtaagtcgctctggataagagcatctgctaaatgactaaatgtaatgtacattaAAGTACAACATTAGTATTattaaaaacaaagaaaataaatacagtAACATTCAATTGACACAAAGGGGCAACAGGGCTCGCAACTAAttttttttcctcactgtcccagtaccgtcccgaagtgcaaaatgaaccgtcccaaactgaacttgacatgtcccaaaatgtaaattcttgtgtttttgtatttttacattctgacatgggtctaggttatttgcaacactaCTGGGTTATTTTAAGTTGTCAAaacaaaagtttctaaaggttttaaaaaaaagttgaaaaaaagtttagaaaggttTAAAATATATTTGGTTTACataattgatgagtacttgatgaggactctactaaactcttatacataatgatcacagcaacatcaccagcatcactgtattgctttataaacAGCCAGACTGTAATGTACAGGGGGGAACCActttcctcaggcctccagggaaatctgttcccccagggaaatctgttccccctgtgttctcacaGGGGGAACAGAAGAAAATTGAAAAACTCAAGCCCAACACTTTTCTGTTTCCCTCCAGGGAAGTTCAGATTatcaacaacacacagacaacttTGGAAAGGTAGGTGTCATGTCCACTCTGACACAGTTACAGCTTACTGGGGTCCTGTAGTCCTGTGGGTGCACTGCCCAGTCATTTGAGAAAGCCCATTATTATCTCTACTCAATCCAGGTAACTTTCTACTGACCTCATAGTCAGGTTTATTTCCATCCAAATCCATGGTCCAGCTTTCTCTGCCACGACTCGTTTGTAATCAGAGTTGCCAAAGTTGCCCTTAAGGCCAGATGCCAACTCTTCTGAAACAAAACGTTTTATTGTGGGCCTGGCCAGTCAGCGATGAATGCCACCTCTGTTCCCCAACGAAGAGGCTGACCAGGGGATCAACTTGTTGTTGTAGTTCCAAATGGTGTTGGAGGAAAGAGATGGGTGAACTTGTTTTGGTTTGATTGCAGTTACATAACATGAGCTTTTATTTCCTAACTTAATGAGACAACTGAATGAGAATGGACTTTCTTGGCTGTTTTGAATGCAGGAACTTGAAATtctcacagtccccccccccccatatgatATTACACTCACGTTGCCACTAGGTGGTGTAATTGGACCATTCTTTCAATGATCGCAGATAAACCGTAGATAGCTCAACAGTGTCATGGGGGGAGAATATACATTTtactttgtatttatttgttctATTTCTGTATTATGGGGGTTGCAGGGTCCGAAGGGCCACAGTCCGTGGACTGGGGTGTCTCAGTTCCTGCAGACCTCCCAGAAGATCATCCAGTTCGCCTCGGGCCAGGAGCCTCAGCCCGGGGATACCATCATCTACGTGGCGGGAGCCTTCGACCTCTTCCGTATCCTCTCACATACCATACTGTACCAGGCCCGCTGGATCTAGGATATGGATCCAGGATATTGATACTTATTTAATGTAATTTTGCTCTCACCTGTCTGACTCACACCTGATGAACTGGGTGGACAATATGAGATATTGGGAGGGCCAGGTTCAACCCTGTAACATCCTGAAGCCCACCATGCAAAACAAAATAATATTCGGAATGATTCAAAATTATTCCGAATTATTCATGTTTTTTATTCAGAAAACATTCAGAATTAATGTCCATTTGAAATCATCACATGCCCATTAGACCTTAGGTTACAGTTTTGTGTTTCAGATCAGTCTGTCTGTTTTGTTTATTGAATCAATAAGGTATTGCACTGTAAGCAACAGAGGTTGCACATTAAATAATCAATGATAGTTGTCCTCCCTGACCGGTCACCATCCAGATATCGGCCATGTGGACTTCCTGGAGGCTGTGTACAAGCTCTCAGACAAGCCATATGTTATAGTGGGGTTGCACTTTGACCAGGTCAGTCTGACATACTCTCTTCTTTATCCTGACTTCAGTGATGCAGGTCACCATGCTGCTGTGGGTGTCGGTCTAacgctctctctgtatctgtgatGTGATTCTGTCGTGTTCAGGAGGTGAATCGATACAAAGGGAAGAATTACCCCATCATGAACGTCCATGAGAGAACCCTCAGTGTGCTGGCCTGTCGAGTGAGTCCTCggccgcccctcctctctctctccctctcctctcctctcttcacccttCAACCAGACAGTAGAAATCTACAAGGCTCAGATTTTCCTTTTTAACGTTTTTCTTCCAGTATGTTTCCGAAGTGGTGATTGGTGCACCATATGCAGTCTCAAGAGATTTGCTGGACCATTTTAAGGTGAGGAAATGTATTAGTATAATGGACTTGGCAGAGCAGAAAGATAGCAGACTTGAGGCCCTGGGCTCCCATCCACATTCattcaaatgactaaatgtcatacCAGGAAGGTAATGGACTGAAAACCAAAACTGAATCAGCTCTTGTGCTCACTGGCCATTGTCTGTGCAGGTGGACCTGGTCTGTCATGGGAAGACAGAAGTGTTTCCAGACAAGGATGGGTCGGACCCTTACACAGTAAGTTATAAAGCTCCTCCAAACTTTAATGCAAACTCTCACATTTGCCCATTCACCCCTTTCAATTTCATACCATCTTTGTGTTTTGATTTACTGTGTTGATGCATCTGAATTTCAATAgattttcattttgtttttgtttttgagtGTGAAACCTGACAGTGGCCCTCATTCTTCTTGTACCTAGGAACCTAGAAGGAAAGGAATGCTGCGTACTGTAGACAGTGGCAACAGTCTCACCACGGACAACATCGTACAGAGGATAATCAAGAACAGGTAAGGCCACCAGACCGGAGAGCTAACCTGCTGTGGTGACAGGATAGACTAAGAAGATGTTAAATCTAGAACTTTAAAGTGCCACATCATAAGGACCAATTTAACATTAAGTTGAGGTATTTTGTAGTTAACCTCCACTCAGCGATTCTCATTTTTGACAAAGCTTCCCAGCATTTCACTGCCAACTTCCTCTTTGTGTCTCAGACTGCTTTTTGAGGCCAGGAACCAGAAGAAAGAGGCCAAAGAGATGGCTGTGATCCAGGCCATgaagagacgagaggaggagaaggccatgGAGAGAGCCCAGGCACAGGCTGTGCTGTagaaactccccccccctccctccgcctccaaGCACACCATTAATGTCACCAGTGTCATCCAAGACTGACAAACCTAATCCATCTACCCCACATGCAGTAAACCCCCCTCCTGAGGTTTCCCACACCCTCCACAGACTGTCCTTACTTTGACGCGGCAGCACCATTTTATCATTCATAAATACTGTTATAATACAGTACTAAAGGGGAGCTCTGTAGTGGGCTTTACTGGTACATGTAGGTGCTGATGTCTTTATTTTAGTCTTACCATACCGTCTGTATGCACTTACCTGTCACTTCTTTATAATTTGACACGTCGCCCATAAAGACCTCTCACTGTCGGCCTTCAACACATTTCCAGGGAACGGTGGCTGCTTTCCGCCCGGTAACGGGCCCACCCTGTCACCACTCACATTCTATCTAATCTATCTCTGtatatatgtactgtatgtatctaTTATACATTAATTACCAGCTCTCTGGAAGTGAGGTGTTTGGTGGTGAGATCGTCCTATCCCACTGAAGCATTCCATTGGCTGACTTACTATGGGTTAGCAAAGGGCATTAATGATTGGATACTCCAGGTTGAATTAACACCAACATGTATATGTTTAGGATGTAACCTTACAGAATAGATAACTATGCAATTAAAAAGAGATTATAGATAgctagatagagagatggataagTAGATAGATACAATCCATCCTAATGGTATCTATCTAAGTAATGTTGAGACATTTAACAGCCACCAATCTAAAGCATTAGGAACTATAATAGTGTTGGTTATAGCCTCAGCTTCTCACATGTGTAAACCAGCCCTTGGAAGTAGAACTGTGTAGAATATGGGCCAAGCTATGGGACCTTATGTATATACCTGAACTGAATCTTCTCCAGAGAAAACTGACTGTAAATGGTCAGAATGGTTTTAACTAGCAAGAGCACTACCAATGCCCCAGTGAAATTCTTGTTTTTGCCACAGAGGGCCACAATTTACCTTTGAAATCACTCCttttatttaatgtttttttttttttttttggggtagAGAGCACTAAAGTTTTACACACTGCTTTTAATGAATCATAAATTAATTCAAGATTATGATATATGGTTGGTGCTGTTGACTTAATAAACGAATAACCTTCTACTGGCCAGAAGTCTAAATATGCCACTGTACAATTGAGATGATACTCACAATTTCAAAATTGAAATctaattaaatatatttttcataAATGTATATTTTGCAGACCACCTCTATATGGCGTCTGGTTGGTTTCATATGTTTTCAAAGCATATAAAACGTTGTCTGTTGGAATGTACTGTGTAAGCTTTACTTATGTATGTTATTGACAATTCTGATCAGTTAAAATGACAAATGCTGTGGAATTtggtacagtagcctatattatTGTCAATTATAACAACTACATCTGAAAATCTGTGTTGGACATTTCGACTTGTTTTTCCTCCTTTTGGTGAAACCTATTGTATTTAGAAGGCACTTCCCTGTGCTAAACTATAAAACAATTTTTCATCCACAGGCAATCAACTGCAAGGTCACGTCGTCATAGGGCATGGCCTGATCTGACCTTTGATCAGATAAAATAAGGGTTCCCTTGCACACAAATTAATCACTTCACGCTGGGAGATTGGTAAATGTCAGTTAATTAAAATAAGATCATTACCTAGGGCTTCTCAATTGAGCATAACATATATTTCAATGTGAAATATCCCATGGGCATTTCAGCAAATTGTAGACCACACCCATCCATCCAGAGGTCAATTGTGCAGCTTAGTTTCTCTGGCAAGGACTCtggcagtggcggttctacattgaaattgacaccaaacataataggagggttacataaacatgcccttacaagctaaatgtctgttattacatgctatattaatataacttttagggaggaacacttttagttatgacgttaaactatactttgtcacgaaatatagttgtagcaaatagcaaatgttcgtctttgaaactacctacagatttgaaaattccgttggctaattacagggcctaacctaaataatgaaaataaatattaactgaacttgtaacagttttgttgcaaagcacactattatggtgaaatgttatctcgtgtttgttgcgttaaaaccgaaatattgttgttgcatagcaagcatcatagcaaaaaggtAAGAATTAGCCTATACCCATTTTTTTCATTCgccatttcacacaataaaaaaaaacaaaaatgtgcaggaactttaggcctatatttataatattatgaattgtccgttccatttgggagacccagtcagatgagctgtctgtccctctccccttttttcacacagcttctgtgcacggcaccttctcagcaagcaggggtgcctgcagctgcctgaagggggcgccaatttgccaattccccacacagtgaaatgatagaaaagagaaaaccgcttcgccgcgcagagatttttatttatttattttatgatcgtgcgccccccacgtgacatgaaaaagtgccgccccgggcggctgcccggtccgcccgtgcctaaaaccgcccctggaCTCTGGTAATGAATCTTGACGGACTGTGTGCAGACAGTGGGACGGCTATGGCCAGCCGCCCAATTTTTGCCCGATTTGGGCTATTGATGCATTGACTTTCTCAAAGGTTATAATGTGTAAACTATTTCCGTCTCAGAAATCGTACATTTATCCACCATTATTATGACATTTTCGGACGTTTCGGAAACTACACTGGAGTTGAAAGTGATATTGGTGATGGGCCCTATAGTTGTCCAATTCAAATTATCTCCAGCCTACCACAGATTAAGCTTGCAATTGTTCAACAGGTGTTCATGTTTTGTACAATGAGCTGCATGACGTCACCACCCTTTCTTGAGGAAGATCCCCGCTCGAACGCAAGACAAATTAAGCCAAACAGTAATTTTGTTGTTCTTGGTGGTAGATACGCCCAAAGGTCATAAACTAGTTAACGTAGAAACAGCAGAATGTTTCGTTGTTTCAATATTCTGTCGGTCCCTGTGCAGGTATCAATTGCAAGTTCTTAATTTCGTGTAGTCCACAATTCATAATATGTAGATTTTCAAAGTGGACACTTTCTTAACTTTGTAACAAACAGTGCTGTTGGTAAAGATACCATTAGAGTAGCGAACTGCTATATTAGAGCGACGGAAATGATTGTATAATGTTTCTGCCATTCTCAATTTTACTAGATGTGCATAGAAATCTGTCTTCACCAAGATGTGAGTGAGGAGGGGAAAAAGGCAAAAACCCTGAGCTCTAAAATCGAACAAGAGTTATCTGAGCAAGCCAAGAATGAGACGAATGTGGTCAAGATCCTGATGCTTGGTAAGCTGGTGCAAGCTAACAGTACCTAAGGAGGATACCCATTGTGGGTTTGAGTAGAGTACAGTGTTATTTGATTCCAATTTCCTTTATGCAAACTATCTGCTTACTCGCTGGGTTGAGTAGGGGCTGCGGAGAGTGGAAAGAGTACCCTGGTCAAGCAAATAAAGATCATCCACAGCCAAGGCTTCTCCAAAGCAGAGCTCCTCAGCTTCAAGGTACATCAGATAGCTCACATGGGCAGCAATTGTGACCTTTTCATAGTTTTGGAAACTTGATGGAAGTTGTTGTCAGCAAGACTGGTGGGAGTGGGGGAAAATGCCTGGTCCCCAGCGTATGTCTTGGAGCAGCTCTGTAGAAATATTGACTGAATGATGAATGACGCACAGTAGCAGAAAGCAGTAGTAGGAAACCATACAGCAAGCATCCTTACCCTAATCTACCATGCTAGGGaatcccacaacacacacacacccacaatgtCCTGCTGTGACAGGCTACTTTCTAGCAAGCAGACCCATTGTTTAACATTTCTGCAAAACAATATTTGTAATCTAACAAAATCCCGAAGGGGTAAGAACTCCATGACTGGTGACGTACAAATAATGGTATGAATGGAAGGACCCACCGCTGCCCTGAAGAACATGGGAAAGCTCTTTGATAAATGTGCTGTTGACTTTTACAGGAACATTCCTCCACCAATGCTTTATACAGTATAAGAGGAGTATGTTTGGACAGGGGATAGATGGACTGCTCTGGGGAGCTGTTGTTGTGTCTGGGTTGCCCTAACTCTTCATACTGGGAACTTTCCTGCATGTTTCCAATGAAGTTGTTGTGGTTGAACTTTCCCAGCAGGATATCTTCTAAAAATCTTCATACTGGTCTTTATTTGAATGCCCTTTAGCTATTGTGTTGGAGCTGGACACTCTTCCTTGGGTCCTCCCAGTGCTTTTGTATGGCAGTATGCACATAGACAAATTACTTAATCTTTTTAGCATTTTCCAGTATTTAAAATAGTTTAATTTATTGTTTTAATTTGACGATCACTACTTACATTTACTTGTCCAATGGTTTTTATATCATTGGGTATTTTAAAACGGGCTTTCCCTTGTGGCGTATGAGaacattccctcccccccccatcaccacgTACGCTCATCTGGAAACACCCTTCTTTCTCCACAGCCTGCAGTGCTTGACAACCTCCTGAAGTCCATGAAGTTTGTGTTGCAAGGCATGAGGATACTCAGGATCAACCTAGCCCATAAGAACAACAAGGTGAGGAGCAGAACAAGCAGTTCACCAGTGTTCTGTTGTTTCAGTGCAACCCCACCT
Coding sequences:
- the LOC136938361 gene encoding ethanolamine-phosphate cytidylyltransferase-like isoform X2, translated to MIKNGHHQTNTSGKDAGTTLGATACSPEKRRRIIRVWCDGCYDMVHYGHSNQLRQAKAMGDYLIVGVHTDGEISKHKGPPVFTQAERYKMVRAIKWVDEIVEGAPYVTTLETLDKYNSDFCVHGDDITLTVDGKDTYEEVKKSGRYRECKRTQGVSTTDLVGRMLLMTKAHHSNIGSSDYQQHTDNFGKGPKGHSPWTGVSQFLQTSQKIIQFASGQEPQPGDTIIYVAGAFDLFHIGHVDFLEAVYKLSDKPYVIVGLHFDQEVNRYKGKNYPIMNVHERTLSVLACRYVSEVVIGAPYAVSRDLLDHFKVDLVCHGKTEVFPDKDGSDPYTEPRRKGMLRTVDSGNSLTTDNIVQRIIKNRLLFEARNQKKEAKEMAVIQAMKRREEEKAMERAQAQAVL
- the LOC136938361 gene encoding ethanolamine-phosphate cytidylyltransferase-like isoform X1, whose product is MIKNGHHQTNTSGKDAGTTLGATACSPEKRRRIIRVWCDGCYDMVHYGHSNQLRQAKAMGDYLIVGVHTDGEISKHKGPPVFTQAERYKMVRAIKWVDEIVEGAPYVTTLETLDKYNSDFCVHGDDITLTVDGKDTYEEVKKSGRYRECKRTQGVSTTDLVGRMLLMTKAHHSNIGSSDYQQHTDNFGKGLQGPKGHSPWTGVSQFLQTSQKIIQFASGQEPQPGDTIIYVAGAFDLFHIGHVDFLEAVYKLSDKPYVIVGLHFDQEVNRYKGKNYPIMNVHERTLSVLACRYVSEVVIGAPYAVSRDLLDHFKVDLVCHGKTEVFPDKDGSDPYTEPRRKGMLRTVDSGNSLTTDNIVQRIIKNRLLFEARNQKKEAKEMAVIQAMKRREEEKAMERAQAQAVL